The following proteins are encoded in a genomic region of Brachypodium distachyon strain Bd21 chromosome 1, Brachypodium_distachyon_v3.0, whole genome shotgun sequence:
- the LOC104581509 gene encoding uncharacterized protein LOC104581509 codes for MTLFDMATRVCICPYAAFGTSGLYIVIFVLQAEFFAKKKLQAELQTHKNYSWSELFSMVVWSNRRRFYWQGPRKTYSGWQINELEKDMVNLELFLSCHTNLHMYNTFEGHEHLQYISIRTLDMSMEHCTSQGSLVKSFC; via the exons ATGACGCTTTTTGACATGGCAACAAGAGTCTGTATCTGTCCATATGCAGCATTTGGCACCAGTGGTTTGTACATCGTGATATTTGTACTTCAAGCAGAgttcttcgcaaaaaaaaaacttcaagcAGAGTTACAGACCCATAAAAACTACTCATGGTCAGAATTATTCTCAATG GTGGTTTGGTCGAACAGGCGACGCTTTTACTGGCAAGGTCCCAGGAAAACTTATTCAGGATGGCAAATAAAT GAATTGGAGAAAGACATGGTAAATCTGGAGCTGTTCTTGAGCTGCCACACTAACTTGCACATGTACAATACTTTTGAAGGACATGAACATTTACAGTACATCTCAATACGAACACTTG ATATGTCGATGGAGCACTGCACGTCCCAAGGTTCCTTGGTCAAATCTTTCTGCTGA